A stretch of the Acyrthosiphon pisum isolate AL4f chromosome A2, pea_aphid_22Mar2018_4r6ur, whole genome shotgun sequence genome encodes the following:
- the LOC100164935 gene encoding 28S ribosomal protein S24, mitochondrial (The RefSeq protein has 1 substitution compared to this genomic sequence): MMFLDTLPRFLPARSNYLILSRCKHVQAARYKRSIKGNKPLTYEMAGPPHTIAHIKGWNSWNTCNMLDGLRPAETAIDDEFIRRFMTGTWHDLIASEIIIKRQHDIIRIAAITVQKISVTKVYFLIGYTEELLSYWLQCPIKLELQTVEDRTAVVFKYI, encoded by the exons ATGATGTTCCTTGATACATTGCCCCGGTTTCTTCCTGCGAGGAGTAATTACTTGATTCTTTCTCGATGTAAGCATGTACAAGCGGCTCGTTATAAACGATCTATCAAGGGTAATAAACCATTAACATATGAGATGGCTGGGCCACCACACACTATTGCTCACATCAAGGGTTGGAATTCATGGAACACgt GTAACATGTTAGATGGCTTAAGACCGGCTGAAACTGCAATAGATGACGAATTCATTCGTCGTTTCATGACAGGCACTTGGCATGATTTAATTGCTAgtgaaataatcataaaaagaCAGCACAACATAATAAGAATAGCTGCCATAACAGTACAGAAAATTAGTGTGaccaaagtatattttttaattggttataCGGAAGAACTTTTAAGCTATTGGCTGCAATGTCCGATCAAGTTAGAATTACAGACTGTTGAAGACCGAACTGCAGTggtattcaaatacatttag